One window of Mesoplasma syrphidae genomic DNA carries:
- a CDS encoding MurR/RpiR family transcriptional regulator: MRSFLAKLSTVDDKNLTTRELQIVEYIKNNLQTIVSNNMKIEQLAQEVGTGYSAIYGLLNKLNIKGYRDFSISLANDADSAEIEIAKDDENVVNGYVNLIKQNYSLIEKRTLFETLQLIQNAPRVFVSYWESVLKGPAMDLENFLFDQELKVTLLDSDWDTINKRVESVKSGDLFIFFTKYGTSKHLEKIILKINQSGGKVIFISGRMPSVAISRTVDSIHTLIVDGVEMEDNHVFISKSVPFHYFNDLLIYHFLNTKENK, translated from the coding sequence ATGAGATCGTTTCTTGCTAAATTGTCAACTGTTGATGATAAGAACTTAACAACTAGAGAACTGCAAATTGTTGAGTATATAAAAAATAATTTACAAACTATTGTATCAAATAATATGAAAATCGAACAACTTGCTCAGGAAGTGGGAACTGGATATAGTGCTATTTACGGATTATTAAACAAATTAAATATTAAGGGTTATCGTGATTTTTCGATATCATTAGCGAATGATGCTGATTCGGCAGAAATTGAAATTGCCAAAGATGATGAAAATGTTGTAAATGGCTATGTTAATTTAATTAAGCAGAATTACTCATTAATTGAAAAACGAACATTATTTGAAACTTTGCAATTAATTCAAAATGCCCCGAGAGTATTTGTATCTTATTGAGAAAGTGTTTTAAAAGGTCCTGCAATGGATTTAGAAAATTTCTTATTTGATCAAGAGTTGAAAGTAACATTGCTAGATTCTGATTGAGACACAATTAATAAGCGTGTTGAATCTGTTAAGAGTGGTGATTTATTTATTTTTTTTACAAAGTATGGAACATCAAAGCACTTAGAAAAAATTATCTTGAAAATTAATCAAAGTGGCGGAAAAGTTATTTTCATTTCAGGGAGAATGCCATCAGTAGCAATTTCAAGAACTGTTGATTCAATTCATACGTTAATAGTTGATGGAGTTGAAATGGAAGACAATCATGTTTTTATTTCCAAATCTGTCCCATTTCATTATTTCAATGACTTATTAATTTATCATTTTTTAAATACGAAAGAAAACAAATAA
- the trmB gene encoding tRNA (guanosine(46)-N7)-methyltransferase TrmB, which translates to MRLRKKSWTDDFLEVNKEYLITWDKTAKVDFAREFKNNFPVYLEIGCGKGTFITQHALLNPTFNFIGMEKEKTVTGVALKKTLATFGKTPLFNLKYFNNFAEDLSQMFSDDSVDQIFLNFSDPWPKSRHAKKRLTYIEFLNMYSKILKENGELHFKTDNDGLFESTLENLKLTNKWEIISQTTDLYNEQTLLQNNIATEYETKFHNLGKNINKLILRNKK; encoded by the coding sequence ATGAGATTAAGAAAGAAATCATGAACTGACGATTTTTTAGAAGTTAATAAGGAGTATTTAATTACCTGAGATAAAACAGCAAAAGTTGATTTTGCAAGAGAGTTTAAGAATAATTTTCCTGTTTACTTGGAAATCGGTTGTGGTAAAGGAACTTTTATAACTCAGCATGCATTATTAAATCCTACATTTAATTTTATTGGAATGGAAAAAGAAAAAACCGTTACTGGAGTTGCTCTTAAAAAAACTCTAGCTACGTTTGGAAAAACTCCGTTATTCAACCTAAAGTACTTTAATAATTTTGCTGAAGATTTAAGTCAAATGTTCTCAGATGATTCTGTTGATCAAATTTTTTTAAATTTTTCAGATCCTTGACCAAAATCGCGTCATGCAAAGAAACGTTTAACTTACATTGAGTTTTTAAATATGTATTCAAAAATTTTAAAAGAAAATGGTGAGTTGCATTTTAAAACTGATAATGATGGATTATTTGAATCTACTTTGGAAAACTTAAAGTTGACAAATAAATGAGAAATTATTAGCCAAACAACAGACCTATATAATGAACAAACGTTACTACAAAATAATATTGCTACTGAATATGAAACTAAATTTCATAATTTGGGTAAAAATATTAATAAATTAATTTTGAGAAATAAAAAATAA
- a CDS encoding ABC transporter ATP-binding protein: MKAEEKMANEYAIQMKNITKVFFETLVANDNIDFNVKKGEIHALVGENGAGKSTLMSILFGLYQPTSGEIFINGKIENITNPIKANRLGIGMVHQHFKLVEVNTVWENIALGVEDTSYNMLLNKTKIKAKITKIMKEYELYVDLDAKIHNISVGMQQRVEILKILYRSADILVFDEPTAVLTPQQIDSLLDILLKLKAAGKTIIFISHKLEEIKKIADTATVIRAGKKVAEIDVKQSQGTEIAEAMVGRKLVEVKNSYSKPKSDTPILNVINLTVKSSNNPKINALENFNVQVKSGEIVAIAGVEGNGQKELVEVITGLSKAAVGGVVYKELNILKYSIAKRYELGMSHIPEDRHKYGMLLDFTVQDNIVIQEIGKKPFSKFGLLSTIEIKKYAQKIIKDFDVRGARGGVSIARGLSGGNQQKAVVGRELRRQHDLLVVVQPTRGLDIGAIEYIHAEILKEKEAGSAILLVSYELSEVMALADRIVVINDGRLVGQVPGKGARREHIGALMAGKKEEVLGNEF; this comes from the coding sequence ATGAAGGCGGAGGAAAAAATGGCAAATGAGTATGCAATTCAAATGAAAAACATTACAAAAGTTTTTTTTGAAACATTAGTAGCAAATGACAACATTGATTTCAATGTTAAAAAAGGTGAAATTCATGCTCTTGTGGGTGAAAATGGAGCCGGTAAATCGACACTGATGAGTATTTTATTTGGTTTATATCAACCAACTAGTGGTGAAATATTTATTAATGGAAAAATTGAAAATATCACTAATCCAATTAAGGCAAACCGTTTGGGAATTGGTATGGTTCACCAACATTTTAAATTAGTTGAAGTTAATACTGTATGAGAAAATATTGCTTTGGGCGTTGAAGATACGTCATATAATATGCTTTTAAATAAAACAAAAATCAAAGCTAAAATAACAAAAATTATGAAAGAATATGAATTATATGTTGACCTTGATGCGAAAATTCATAATATTTCTGTTGGAATGCAGCAGCGTGTTGAAATCTTGAAAATTTTATACCGTAGTGCCGATATTCTAGTATTTGATGAGCCTACGGCAGTACTAACCCCTCAGCAAATTGATAGTTTACTGGACATCTTGTTAAAACTGAAGGCTGCTGGGAAAACAATTATTTTTATTTCACATAAGTTAGAGGAAATCAAAAAAATTGCTGACACTGCAACAGTTATTCGTGCTGGAAAAAAAGTTGCTGAAATTGATGTAAAGCAATCTCAAGGAACAGAAATTGCTGAAGCGATGGTAGGTAGAAAACTTGTAGAAGTCAAAAATTCATATTCAAAACCAAAAAGTGATACACCAATTTTGAATGTTATTAACTTAACTGTTAAGTCATCAAATAATCCTAAAATTAATGCATTAGAAAATTTTAATGTTCAAGTCAAATCAGGAGAAATTGTAGCTATTGCTGGAGTTGAAGGAAACGGTCAAAAAGAGCTAGTTGAGGTTATTACAGGATTGAGTAAAGCCGCAGTAGGTGGAGTTGTTTATAAGGAACTAAATATTTTAAAATATTCAATTGCAAAGCGCTACGAATTGGGAATGAGTCATATTCCTGAAGACCGTCACAAATACGGAATGTTATTGGACTTTACCGTACAAGATAACATTGTTATTCAGGAAATCGGCAAAAAGCCATTTTCAAAATTTGGTTTATTAAGCACAATTGAAATTAAAAAATATGCTCAAAAAATTATCAAAGATTTTGATGTTCGCGGTGCCCGTGGTGGAGTTTCAATAGCAAGAGGATTGTCTGGAGGAAATCAACAGAAAGCTGTAGTTGGTCGAGAACTTAGAAGACAACACGATTTGTTAGTTGTCGTTCAGCCAACTAGGGGTCTAGACATTGGAGCAATTGAATACATTCATGCGGAAATATTAAAAGAAAAAGAAGCGGGTTCAGCAATTTTATTGGTTTCCTATGAGCTTAGTGAGGTTATGGCACTAGCAGATAGAATTGTTGTTATTAATGATGGACGCTTAGTTGGTCAAGTTCCCGGTAAGGGAGCTCGTAGAGAACATATTGGGGCATTAATGGCAGGTAAGAAAGAAGAGGTACTTGGCAATGAATTTTAG
- a CDS encoding ABC transporter permease, whose product MSGFTQYTLALCAILLLASLAGLVCEKAGVVNIGIEGMMTIGALIVAMIGSSINKDSSNVHNGSQIWVVLVAGLMTGIFAMLHAFPSITLRSNQIISGTAINILALGLGMFFATSRIFGDQGSVISTFYIPIYIGSVIPIWLIFAILIAVGLMLFFKFSKQGMRYAMVGENPNAVDAAGVNVNKYRYIAVFCSGVLAGLAGGVMITTVVMGGNFGGTTMGMGFLAMAIMIFGQWKIHWISLGVVIFAFLFTLGSRLGTLSFIPEGSWLITGSTIFKVLPFVITIITMVIFSKSSRAPAANGVPFDKSKR is encoded by the coding sequence ATGAGTGGATTTACACAATATACTTTAGCATTATGTGCCATTTTATTATTAGCGTCGCTAGCAGGTCTCGTTTGTGAAAAAGCTGGAGTTGTTAATATTGGAATTGAGGGAATGATGACAATTGGAGCGCTAATTGTAGCTATGATTGGGTCATCAATTAATAAAGATTCATCAAATGTACATAATGGATCACAAATTTGAGTTGTGCTAGTTGCAGGACTTATGACAGGAATCTTTGCAATGTTACATGCCTTCCCGTCAATAACGTTAAGATCAAATCAAATCATTTCTGGAACTGCAATTAACATTTTAGCTCTTGGTTTAGGAATGTTTTTTGCAACATCAAGAATATTTGGAGATCAAGGTTCTGTTATTTCAACATTTTACATTCCAATCTACATTGGTTCAGTAATTCCAATTTGGTTAATATTTGCAATTTTAATTGCAGTTGGTTTAATGTTATTCTTTAAGTTTTCAAAACAAGGAATGCGTTATGCTATGGTTGGGGAAAACCCAAATGCGGTTGATGCAGCAGGAGTTAATGTAAATAAGTACCGTTATATTGCAGTCTTTTGTTCTGGAGTTTTAGCTGGTTTAGCTGGTGGAGTTATGATAACAACAGTTGTTATGGGAGGTAACTTCGGCGGAACAACAATGGGAATGGGATTTTTAGCAATGGCAATTATGATTTTTGGACAATGAAAAATTCATTGAATTTCATTGGGAGTTGTTATCTTTGCCTTCTTATTTACACTTGGATCACGATTGGGAACTTTGTCATTTATTCCTGAAGGAAGTTGACTAATTACTGGTTCGACAATCTTTAAAGTATTACCCTTTGTAATTACAATTATTACAATGGTAATCTTTTCAAAATCATCGAGGGCGCCAGCAGCAAATGGGGTTCCATTTGATAAGTCTAAACGATAA
- a CDS encoding BMP family ABC transporter substrate-binding protein: MKKLMLSLYTASAIIVTSTSVISCIPASYAKGPNGQRVLLVTDGGNVSDKSFNQGSYNSIKKYANELDDWNEVNDISYDGTGNYVESSGHTAADLISGYKMAAFKETDAMVLSGFIHVGTIDAASKLMNGKTIVLADGVADYSNGKNQNVISIQFNSELAGFAAGYDASIWANQNEFQGDSNKDGKIAIGTFAGMSSKYSVDNYMWGLILGMEVFNLVHKEQIDSGKVKEIVLANNYDAKENKYQPISATNVQGTTDARWFSQSFALGGATSSGILDRLITQNGADIIFPVAGPQISDVLSFSGASYNPYIIGVDVDQVESFPSYEGRFITSAVKNLEQAITDELRRSRSLKKVVDKNNNLIEINKKDIDNEQEFPIDDGTIAKPRSNWSVDTYGGKNLSKHTYVKYQDKAKILSLEEDLDVAEIIIQAFASAGENINDYMQGQKIYQTALKIKELYDKDKSWLQTVDDEGFE; encoded by the coding sequence ATGAAAAAACTTATGTTATCTTTATACACTGCGTCAGCTATCATTGTGACATCTACTAGTGTTATTTCTTGTATACCAGCAAGCTACGCAAAGGGACCTAATGGGCAAAGAGTTTTGTTAGTAACAGATGGCGGGAATGTAAGCGATAAATCCTTTAATCAAGGGTCATACAATTCAATTAAAAAATATGCAAATGAGCTTGATGACTGAAATGAAGTTAATGATATATCATATGATGGCACTGGGAACTATGTTGAATCTTCAGGTCATACAGCTGCTGATTTGATTAGCGGATATAAAATGGCTGCTTTTAAAGAAACAGATGCAATGGTATTATCGGGATTTATTCATGTTGGGACAATTGATGCAGCTTCGAAATTGATGAATGGTAAAACAATAGTTTTAGCAGATGGAGTTGCTGATTATTCAAATGGGAAAAATCAAAATGTTATTAGCATTCAGTTCAATTCTGAATTGGCCGGTTTTGCTGCTGGGTATGATGCATCGATTTGAGCAAATCAAAATGAGTTTCAAGGTGATTCAAATAAGGATGGAAAAATTGCTATTGGGACATTTGCTGGAATGTCATCAAAATACTCAGTAGATAATTACATGTGAGGATTAATTTTAGGAATGGAAGTTTTTAATTTGGTTCACAAAGAACAAATTGATAGCGGCAAAGTAAAGGAAATTGTTTTGGCAAATAACTATGACGCTAAGGAAAATAAATATCAACCAATTTCCGCAACAAATGTTCAAGGTACAACAGATGCAAGATGGTTTTCACAATCATTTGCATTAGGAGGAGCAACCTCATCAGGAATTTTGGATCGTCTGATAACACAAAATGGAGCAGATATTATTTTCCCGGTTGCTGGTCCTCAAATTTCTGATGTGTTAAGTTTTTCAGGGGCAAGTTATAATCCTTATATAATTGGAGTTGATGTAGACCAAGTTGAATCATTTCCAAGTTATGAAGGTCGCTTCATAACAAGTGCTGTTAAAAACTTAGAGCAAGCCATTACTGATGAATTACGACGCTCAAGATCACTAAAAAAGGTTGTCGACAAAAATAATAATTTAATAGAGATTAACAAAAAAGACATTGACAATGAGCAAGAATTTCCAATTGACGATGGAACAATTGCAAAACCGCGTTCTAACTGATCTGTCGACACTTATGGTGGAAAAAATTTATCAAAGCATACTTATGTTAAATATCAAGACAAGGCAAAAATTTTAAGCTTAGAAGAAGATCTAGATGTGGCTGAAATTATTATACAGGCATTTGCAAGTGCTGGTGAAAATATCAATGATTACATGCAAGGACAAAAAATTTATCAAACAGCTTTAAAAATTAAAGAGCTCTATGATAAAGATAAAAGTTGATTACAGACTGTTGACGATGAGGGATTTGAATAA
- the tsaD gene encoding tRNA (adenosine(37)-N6)-threonylcarbamoyltransferase complex transferase subunit TsaD, with protein sequence MKILAIESSCDEFSLSIIDNGKILTNVISSQIDQHKEFGGVVPELAARLHLQNMYWVIKQAIAESQINTDEIDYIVYTAKPGLIGSLIVGKVVAETIALYLDKPIIGLDHIEGHIFGAAIDHEFIYPVLAMVVSGGHTQIEIVHSPSQFEIVGATNDDAIGECYDKVARVLGLDYPGGPIIDKLAQQGNSQTYQLPVPKDDISYDFSYSGLKTAAINLIHNLNQKSEPIILVDFAASFQLAAVTAIEHKLERAIQNYNPKTLTAAGGVSANSQIQKVILELGQKYNINNTFVPKSEYCTDNAAMMAKLAYEKFK encoded by the coding sequence ATGAAGATACTCGCAATTGAATCTAGTTGTGATGAATTTTCGCTATCAATAATTGATAATGGAAAAATTTTAACCAATGTGATTTCATCACAAATTGATCAGCATAAAGAATTTGGGGGAGTGGTCCCAGAACTAGCAGCTCGATTGCATTTACAAAATATGTATTGAGTAATTAAACAGGCAATTGCAGAAAGCCAAATTAATACAGATGAAATTGACTATATTGTTTATACAGCAAAACCGGGCTTAATCGGATCGCTAATTGTTGGAAAAGTTGTTGCTGAAACAATTGCATTATATTTGGATAAGCCAATTATTGGTCTTGATCATATTGAGGGACATATTTTTGGAGCAGCAATTGATCATGAATTTATTTATCCAGTTTTGGCAATGGTCGTTAGCGGCGGCCACACACAAATTGAAATTGTACACTCACCAAGTCAATTCGAAATTGTTGGCGCAACTAATGATGATGCTATTGGAGAATGTTATGATAAAGTTGCTAGAGTTTTAGGATTAGATTATCCTGGTGGACCAATTATAGATAAACTTGCTCAGCAAGGAAATTCTCAAACTTATCAATTGCCTGTTCCAAAAGATGATATCAGTTATGATTTTTCATACTCAGGATTAAAAACAGCTGCAATTAATTTAATTCATAATCTTAATCAAAAAAGTGAACCAATTATTTTAGTTGATTTTGCTGCTAGTTTTCAACTAGCTGCAGTAACTGCAATTGAACATAAATTGGAAAGAGCAATTCAAAACTATAATCCGAAAACTTTAACTGCAGCCGGAGGGGTTAGTGCCAATTCTCAAATTCAAAAAGTCATTTTAGAATTAGGTCAAAAGTATAATATTAATAATACATTTGTACCGAAATCAGAATATTGTACAGATAACGCAGCAATGATGGCAAAATTAGCATACGAAAAATTTAAATAA
- a CDS encoding ABC transporter permease subunit codes for MNFRQFSWSTKKKTNEFLTSNEFKQKGKSIKGSLLSILAGLMVAAIIVMVQNVNPFEYFYQLFKVAFNGLYVEQTMNWFAVYMIAGIGIAVGFKSGVFNIGMAGQMLAASSISTIVFWSVVGTNTAATPIMVFVTFIICLVVASFLAAIAGALKAYFNIHEVVSTIMLNWIVWYLFKFVFSIFKQYADDSVPSTSKMMPTDIFTINGSNILIPLLISGGCILIVAILFAKTTFGFKLKAVGSSQSASKYAGINVKTKIIQAMTISGAFAGVAAFINMYTISPNTSFTVDNLPTIGYEAIAVSLVAFNNPFGIIFVGGLWGVIQSAGPLTSGLFGMPTQISGLIFGVIIYFAAISIIFMNFAPTLWVRMKYYTMKSKTRKITLNGYNAQQAKYRHWIAFPKKSPEYAKTIEAMKHEEIKLYSQDFKETCRMEIHRIENQINLFKKGVLEKEITSGLRGLKYRKHTEMNKINSNSLEGYTDIKLDYLSFKDSLIERAKNYVAFEKTQIRNVKKIRNQQITAAKVWKQGAIGELSLEYAYINGKVQIKGDQAKELGQIKDKIVSLRTDLKLQIDLIKLNDSLSETDKSNQIIEVKSHSEVQIKNLKASRQEVKNKAMEQIAHLKREHLDKVAVLKEEQTQIIAIEKEFEQKIVQANAQFERQTKALHKSVLEHQAKYDLAKSEQDLKAAIDLLEELKLKTENKLIDIKSSEVSEISELSKIEESFDDLINLAEQQYLELVKIFGEKVFASYDNNQYVMKKVKIALEIQKIKMKVAIEKIMKVDKILISINNDINNNILKEAKLNLLDYKSDYKSRLAELKQAMSLTSKADIIKLEKEKAAKLTENKGNNESKADIIRIKKTYRNKIKEIKQKQNAGQETFDRYLKLEKDYNQKVENYIKTISAKFMPNIKEVQ; via the coding sequence ATGAATTTTAGGCAGTTTAGTTGATCAACCAAGAAGAAAACTAATGAGTTTTTGACTTCTAATGAGTTTAAGCAAAAGGGAAAGTCAATTAAAGGCTCATTATTATCTATTTTGGCTGGTTTAATGGTTGCAGCAATTATCGTAATGGTGCAGAATGTTAATCCGTTTGAATATTTTTATCAGTTATTTAAAGTAGCATTTAATGGATTATATGTTGAACAAACAATGAACTGATTTGCAGTTTATATGATAGCTGGTATTGGAATTGCGGTTGGATTTAAATCAGGAGTATTCAATATTGGAATGGCTGGACAAATGTTAGCGGCGAGTTCAATATCAACAATTGTTTTTTGGAGTGTTGTTGGAACAAACACTGCCGCAACCCCAATCATGGTATTTGTAACTTTTATAATTTGCTTGGTGGTAGCTTCTTTTCTAGCAGCTATTGCTGGTGCTTTGAAGGCCTACTTTAATATTCATGAAGTAGTTTCAACAATTATGCTGAATTGAATTGTATGATATTTATTTAAATTTGTCTTTTCAATATTTAAGCAGTATGCTGATGATTCTGTACCATCAACAAGTAAGATGATGCCAACAGATATTTTTACAATTAATGGAAGTAATATTTTAATTCCGTTATTAATTTCTGGAGGATGTATTTTGATAGTAGCAATACTATTTGCAAAAACAACTTTTGGATTTAAGTTAAAAGCAGTAGGAAGTTCTCAAAGTGCTTCTAAGTATGCGGGAATTAATGTTAAAACAAAAATTATTCAAGCAATGACAATTTCAGGAGCTTTCGCAGGAGTAGCAGCATTTATTAATATGTATACTATTTCTCCAAACACTTCATTCACTGTTGACAATTTGCCAACAATTGGATATGAAGCTATTGCGGTTTCATTAGTAGCTTTCAATAATCCGTTTGGAATTATCTTTGTTGGAGGATTATGAGGAGTAATTCAATCAGCAGGTCCATTGACATCAGGGCTGTTTGGAATGCCTACACAAATTAGCGGATTAATTTTTGGAGTTATAATTTATTTTGCTGCAATTTCAATAATTTTTATGAATTTTGCACCAACATTATGAGTTCGAATGAAATATTACACAATGAAATCTAAAACACGCAAAATAACTTTAAATGGGTATAACGCTCAACAAGCAAAATATCGTCATTGAATAGCGTTTCCTAAAAAGTCTCCTGAGTATGCGAAAACAATTGAGGCAATGAAGCATGAAGAAATTAAATTGTACAGCCAAGATTTTAAAGAAACATGTCGAATGGAAATTCATAGAATTGAAAATCAAATCAACCTTTTCAAAAAAGGTGTTCTTGAAAAAGAGATTACTTCTGGATTAAGAGGTCTAAAATATCGTAAACACACTGAAATGAATAAAATTAATTCAAATAGTTTAGAAGGGTACACCGATATTAAATTGGATTACTTATCATTTAAAGATAGTTTAATAGAACGAGCAAAAAACTATGTGGCGTTTGAAAAAACGCAAATAAGAAATGTCAAAAAGATTAGAAATCAACAAATCACAGCTGCCAAAGTTTGAAAACAAGGAGCCATTGGGGAACTAAGTCTTGAGTACGCATATATTAATGGAAAAGTTCAAATTAAAGGTGATCAGGCAAAAGAACTTGGTCAAATCAAAGATAAAATTGTTTCTTTAAGAACTGATCTTAAATTGCAAATTGATTTGATAAAACTTAATGACAGTTTAAGCGAAACTGACAAGTCAAATCAAATTATTGAGGTCAAGTCTCATAGCGAAGTTCAAATTAAAAACTTAAAGGCAAGTAGGCAAGAAGTAAAAAACAAGGCTATGGAGCAAATTGCTCATTTAAAAAGAGAGCATTTAGATAAAGTAGCTGTATTGAAAGAAGAGCAAACCCAAATCATAGCAATTGAAAAAGAATTTGAGCAAAAAATTGTTCAAGCGAATGCTCAGTTTGAAAGACAAACTAAAGCGTTGCATAAATCAGTTCTTGAACATCAAGCCAAATATGATTTAGCAAAATCGGAACAAGATTTAAAAGCGGCAATTGATTTGCTTGAAGAGCTAAAATTAAAAACTGAAAATAAATTGATAGATATAAAAAGTTCTGAGGTTTCTGAAATTAGTGAGCTATCAAAAATTGAAGAAAGTTTTGATGATTTAATAAATTTAGCTGAACAACAATATTTGGAGTTGGTTAAAATTTTTGGAGAAAAAGTTTTTGCCAGTTATGATAACAATCAGTATGTTATGAAAAAAGTAAAAATTGCTTTGGAAATTCAGAAAATTAAAATGAAAGTGGCAATTGAAAAAATAATGAAAGTCGACAAAATTTTAATTTCAATAAACAATGATATTAACAATAATATTTTAAAGGAAGCTAAATTGAATTTATTAGACTATAAATCAGATTATAAATCTCGATTGGCAGAACTTAAACAAGCAATGTCATTGACATCAAAAGCAGATATTATTAAATTGGAGAAAGAAAAAGCAGCAAAACTGACAGAAAATAAAGGCAATAATGAATCAAAAGCAGATATTATAAGAATCAAAAAAACTTATAGAAATAAAATCAAAGAAATTAAGCAAAAACAAAATGCAGGTCAGGAAACCTTTGATAGATACTTAAAACTGGAAAAAGATTATAACCAAAAAGTGGAAAATTATATTAAAACAATTTCAGCTAAATTTATGCCAAACATTAAGGAGGTTCAGTAA
- the mgtE gene encoding magnesium transporter yields the protein MLNISELEKLLIEASESKNIKQVREISKQCQYVDFAEALEQTDEKAVLRIFRMLEIEEAAEIFTYLSSEHQEFIISSFTSAEVQEIVDELYTDDIIDVIDDMPAQVVKKILKAATKEQRKEINSILKYDEETAGGIMSVNFTELKADDTVEKAIKIIRRRHEDYDEIDDLYVTDSIGKLLGHIEIKDLILNQPSQKMSEIMDSKIVSVASELDQEEVGIIFKRYDLNTLPVVDKQEKLVGIITVDDVIDVLVEEATEDLQKFAGINDAKSDYFETTIFKMFKSRSIWLMAMLVLGTITQILLVVFFGIYNKEASQSNSDQLLLLLLPMILIVAGIAGSSGNQSALMMVRSLSLRQIHKKEVKEIILKEFTVSILITLPLVLINIVRLILIYLVQYKGDLSSSNVWIAIGTSSLGLILSIIFANILGCMLPLLAKTFKLDPTLASSPLVTTLVDIAAVAIFLGVGTAFL from the coding sequence ATGCTAAATATTTCAGAACTTGAAAAACTTTTAATTGAAGCTAGTGAATCAAAAAATATTAAACAAGTAAGAGAAATTTCAAAACAATGTCAATATGTTGATTTTGCAGAAGCTTTAGAGCAAACTGATGAAAAAGCTGTTCTAAGAATTTTTCGTATGCTTGAAATTGAGGAAGCTGCTGAAATTTTTACTTACTTGTCTTCAGAACATCAAGAGTTTATCATTAGTTCATTTACTTCAGCAGAAGTTCAAGAAATTGTAGATGAATTATATACTGATGACATTATTGATGTAATTGATGATATGCCAGCTCAGGTCGTAAAAAAAATTTTAAAAGCTGCGACTAAGGAGCAACGCAAAGAAATTAATAGCATTTTAAAATATGATGAGGAAACGGCTGGAGGCATTATGTCAGTTAACTTTACTGAATTAAAAGCTGATGATACCGTAGAAAAAGCTATTAAAATTATTCGTCGTCGTCATGAGGATTATGATGAAATTGATGATTTATATGTAACTGATAGCATCGGAAAACTTCTTGGTCATATTGAGATTAAGGATTTGATTTTAAATCAACCAAGTCAAAAAATGTCGGAAATCATGGATTCAAAAATTGTGTCAGTTGCAAGTGAGTTGGATCAAGAAGAAGTAGGAATTATTTTCAAGCGCTATGACCTTAATACATTGCCAGTTGTTGATAAGCAAGAAAAATTGGTTGGAATTATTACTGTTGATGATGTTATTGATGTATTAGTTGAAGAAGCTACAGAAGATTTGCAAAAATTTGCCGGCATTAATGATGCCAAATCAGACTATTTTGAAACAACTATTTTTAAAATGTTTAAATCACGTTCAATTTGATTAATGGCTATGTTAGTCTTGGGAACAATTACTCAAATTTTATTGGTGGTGTTTTTTGGAATTTACAATAAAGAGGCTTCTCAAAGTAACAGCGATCAACTCTTATTGTTATTGTTACCAATGATTTTGATTGTTGCTGGAATTGCTGGAAGCAGTGGTAATCAGTCAGCTTTAATGATGGTACGTTCGCTATCGCTACGCCAAATTCACAAAAAAGAAGTCAAAGAAATTATTTTAAAAGAGTTTACTGTTTCAATTTTAATAACCCTGCCGCTAGTATTAATTAATATTGTTAGATTAATTTTAATTTATTTGGTTCAATATAAGGGTGACTTGTCTTCTTCAAATGTTTGAATTGCAATTGGGACAAGTTCGTTAGGATTAATTCTGAGCATAATTTTTGCGAATATTTTGGGATGCATGTTGCCATTGCTGGCAAAAACTTTTAAACTAGATCCGACATTGGCGTCATCGCCGTTAGTTACAACTTTAGTAGATATTGCGGCTGTTGCAATTTTCTTAGGAGTTGGAACTGCATTTTTATAA